A region from the Candidatus Electrothrix scaldis genome encodes:
- the carB gene encoding carbamoyl-phosphate synthase large subunit, with product MPKRTDIHKILIIGSGPIIISQACEFDYSGAQAVKALKEEGYEVVLINSNPATIMTDPGLADRTYIEPITPEYLIKVIERERPDAILPTLGGQTALNTAIKVAETGILEKYNVEMLAANIDVIRKAEGREEFRDAMEKIGLNVPKSFIVHEIEEAMAAGDEIGFPVIVRPSFTLGGTGGGVAYNRQELRELCTAGLDLSMTNEIMLERSLLGWKEYELEVVRDRKDNVVIICSIENIDAMGVHTGDSITVAPQQTLSDREYQELRDASIAIIREIGVETGGSNVQFAVNPEDGEIMVIEMNPRVSRSSALASKATGFPIAKIAAKLAVGYTLDELQNDITKETYAAFEPTIDYCVVKIPRWTFEKFPEADDYLTTAMKSVGETMAIGRTFKEAFQKGMRSLEIGRMGFGFDGKAGMEDLHQDDLEQGLTEPNSKRFFHLFEAMRRGMSIERMQELSKIDPWYLRSMQQIVDMGKEIQQRGFSGLDADFLRVAKQHGFSDAQLGYLTGTSEDDIRKLRKENNVLPVYKLVDTCAAEFESYTPYYYSCYDQENESLPSDRKKIVILGGGPNRIGQGIEFDYCCVHASFALEEIGVESIMVNSNPETVSTDYDTSDRLYFEPLTREDVLNIIELEKPDGVIVQFGGQTPLNLAVALDKTGVPVIGTSPDAIDRAEDRKRFQQLLQKLGLKQPENGTVNNLEDALKEVERIGYPVVMRPSYVLGGRDMQIVYNDQGLREFMARPTIMGSEHPVLLDRFLKDAIEVDVDAISDGKMTVIGGIMEHIEEAGIHSGDSACVLPPHTLSENMINEIMRATKAMAGELGVIGLMNVQYAVKDEQLYILEVNPRASRTVPFVSKATGVPLAKMATKVMMGISLEELGFTEEVSIDHWAVKEAVFPFDRFENVDTLLGPEMKSTGEVMGIDDDLGLALAKSQQAANQKVPTSGCVFISVRRGDKAPLVPVVKSLIARGFTLLATDGTAERFTEYGVACEQINKISQGRPHILDKIKDGQVQWIINTSSGSRTTEDSYRIRRAALDYHIPYTTTVNGAVSMAQAIIATAEQEVGVKTVQEFSSAD from the coding sequence ATGCCAAAACGCACAGATATACATAAGATTTTGATTATCGGCTCCGGGCCGATCATTATCAGTCAGGCCTGTGAATTCGATTATTCCGGTGCGCAGGCCGTCAAGGCCCTCAAGGAAGAGGGCTATGAGGTAGTGCTGATCAACTCCAATCCGGCCACTATTATGACCGATCCGGGGCTGGCTGATCGCACCTATATAGAACCTATTACTCCAGAATACCTGATCAAGGTTATTGAGCGGGAGCGTCCTGATGCCATCCTGCCGACTCTGGGTGGTCAGACCGCGCTGAACACCGCCATCAAGGTAGCAGAAACCGGCATTCTGGAAAAGTATAATGTCGAGATGCTGGCCGCTAATATCGACGTAATCCGCAAGGCCGAAGGCCGGGAAGAGTTCCGCGATGCCATGGAGAAGATCGGTCTTAATGTGCCGAAATCCTTTATCGTCCATGAGATTGAGGAAGCAATGGCAGCCGGGGACGAGATAGGCTTTCCTGTTATTGTTCGTCCCAGCTTTACCTTGGGCGGAACCGGCGGCGGTGTGGCCTATAACCGCCAGGAATTACGTGAGCTCTGCACCGCTGGTCTGGATCTTTCCATGACCAATGAGATCATGCTGGAACGCAGTCTGCTGGGTTGGAAGGAATACGAGCTGGAGGTGGTGCGCGACCGTAAGGATAACGTGGTCATTATCTGCTCCATCGAGAACATTGATGCAATGGGTGTGCATACCGGTGATTCCATCACTGTGGCCCCGCAACAGACCCTGTCTGATCGCGAGTATCAGGAGCTGCGTGATGCCTCCATCGCCATTATTCGGGAAATCGGTGTTGAGACCGGTGGTTCCAATGTGCAGTTTGCGGTTAACCCGGAAGACGGCGAAATCATGGTCATTGAGATGAACCCCCGTGTTTCCCGTTCTTCCGCTCTGGCTTCCAAGGCCACCGGCTTCCCTATTGCCAAGATCGCGGCCAAGCTGGCTGTGGGCTATACCCTGGATGAGTTACAGAACGACATCACCAAGGAAACCTATGCTGCCTTTGAGCCTACCATTGATTACTGCGTAGTCAAAATTCCCCGCTGGACCTTTGAGAAATTCCCGGAAGCAGATGACTATCTCACCACAGCGATGAAATCTGTGGGCGAGACTATGGCTATTGGCCGGACTTTTAAGGAGGCCTTTCAGAAAGGTATGCGTTCGCTGGAAATCGGGCGGATGGGCTTTGGTTTTGATGGTAAGGCTGGGATGGAAGATCTGCACCAGGATGATCTGGAGCAAGGCCTGACCGAGCCCAACTCCAAGCGTTTCTTCCATCTCTTTGAAGCTATGCGTCGCGGCATGTCCATTGAGCGGATGCAGGAATTGAGCAAGATTGATCCCTGGTACCTGCGCAGTATGCAGCAGATTGTTGACATGGGGAAGGAGATTCAGCAGCGCGGTTTCTCCGGCCTTGATGCCGATTTTCTCCGGGTAGCCAAGCAACATGGTTTTTCCGATGCCCAGTTGGGGTATCTGACTGGCACCTCAGAGGATGATATCCGCAAGCTGCGCAAGGAAAATAACGTTCTTCCGGTGTATAAGCTCGTGGACACCTGTGCAGCCGAGTTTGAGTCCTATACTCCGTATTATTACTCCTGCTATGATCAGGAGAATGAGTCCCTGCCTTCGGATCGGAAAAAGATCGTAATCCTGGGTGGTGGACCCAACCGGATCGGTCAGGGGATTGAGTTTGATTATTGCTGCGTGCATGCCTCCTTTGCCCTGGAGGAGATCGGGGTGGAATCCATCATGGTCAACTCCAACCCAGAGACCGTGTCCACAGACTACGACACCTCGGATCGTCTCTATTTTGAACCGCTGACCCGTGAGGATGTGCTTAATATTATTGAGCTGGAAAAACCGGACGGGGTTATTGTCCAGTTCGGTGGTCAGACTCCGCTGAACCTGGCTGTGGCCTTGGATAAGACAGGCGTGCCGGTCATCGGTACTTCACCGGACGCCATTGACCGGGCTGAGGACCGGAAGCGCTTCCAGCAGCTCCTCCAGAAGCTGGGGCTCAAGCAGCCAGAGAACGGCACAGTGAATAATCTGGAAGATGCCTTAAAAGAGGTAGAGCGGATAGGCTATCCGGTGGTGATGCGTCCTTCCTATGTTCTGGGTGGTCGGGATATGCAGATTGTCTATAATGATCAGGGGCTGCGGGAGTTCATGGCCCGGCCTACCATTATGGGCAGCGAGCATCCGGTCCTGCTGGACAGATTTCTGAAAGATGCTATTGAGGTGGACGTGGATGCTATCTCCGACGGCAAGATGACCGTGATTGGTGGAATTATGGAGCATATTGAGGAGGCCGGTATTCATTCCGGTGACTCAGCCTGTGTGTTGCCGCCCCATACCCTGTCGGAAAACATGATCAACGAGATCATGCGGGCCACCAAGGCAATGGCTGGCGAACTGGGGGTTATCGGTCTGATGAACGTGCAGTATGCTGTCAAAGACGAGCAGCTCTACATCCTGGAGGTGAATCCTCGGGCGTCCCGTACCGTGCCTTTTGTTTCCAAGGCCACCGGCGTGCCCCTGGCCAAGATGGCTACCAAGGTGATGATGGGTATCAGCCTGGAGGAACTGGGCTTTACTGAGGAGGTGTCTATTGATCACTGGGCGGTGAAAGAGGCGGTGTTCCCCTTTGATCGTTTTGAGAATGTGGATACCCTGCTCGGACCGGAGATGAAATCCACTGGTGAGGTCATGGGTATTGACGATGACCTTGGTCTGGCCCTGGCCAAGTCACAGCAGGCAGCCAACCAGAAGGTTCCTACCTCCGGCTGTGTGTTCATCTCTGTGCGGCGTGGTGATAAAGCGCCTTTGGTGCCAGTGGTTAAGTCACTGATTGCAAGAGGGTTCACTCTGCTGGCCACTGATGGTACTGCTGAGCGCTTTACCGAGTATGGGGTAGCCTGTGAGCAGATCAATAAGATCTCTCAGGGACGGCCGCATATTCTGGATAAGATCAAGGATGGGCAGGTGCAGTGGATTATCAACACCTCTTCCGGCAGCAGGACCACCGAGGATTCCTATCGAATCCGTCGGGCCGCCCTGGATTATCATATCCCCTACACCACCACCGTGAATGGTGCGGTTTCTATGGCCCAGGCCATTATTGCCACTGCGGAGCAGGAAGTGGGTGTGAAGACTGTGCAGGAGTTTTCTTCGGCAGATTAA
- the carA gene encoding glutamine-hydrolyzing carbamoyl-phosphate synthase small subunit — protein MKALIALEDGTVLTGRSFTGAGEAVGEIVFNTSMSGYQEVLTDPSYTGQLVTMTYPLIGNYGINEEDMESSSVHPRAFLVREYQDVPSNFRATGTLAEFLQKFGVLGVDGFDTRMLTRIIRKHGAMKAIISTEDLDEASLVQRAKDWPGLVGRDMVARVTTGAAYNWLNNAPAEGTGFAPETADKFKVVAYDFGVKYNQLRILKEKGCAVHVVPATTSAEEVLALNPDGIFLSNGPGDPAGVEGVVENVRKLLGKKPIFGICLGHQILGLAYGASTYKLKFGHRGGNQPVKDLQTGKVEITSQNHGFCVDPESLPDKVEMTHINLNDGSLEGMRHTEFPAFSVQYHPEHAPGPHDALYLFDRFLELMAR, from the coding sequence ATGAAAGCATTAATCGCGCTTGAAGATGGCACCGTGCTCACCGGACGCTCTTTTACCGGAGCTGGAGAGGCAGTCGGTGAAATAGTCTTTAATACCAGCATGAGCGGTTATCAGGAGGTTCTGACCGATCCCTCCTATACAGGCCAGCTGGTCACCATGACCTATCCTCTGATCGGTAATTACGGGATCAATGAGGAGGATATGGAGTCCTCGTCTGTCCATCCCCGCGCCTTTTTGGTGCGTGAATATCAGGACGTGCCCAGTAATTTCAGAGCCACCGGCACTTTGGCGGAGTTCTTGCAGAAATTTGGTGTCTTAGGTGTTGATGGCTTTGACACCCGGATGCTGACCCGTATTATCCGCAAGCACGGGGCAATGAAGGCTATTATCTCCACCGAGGACCTGGATGAGGCCTCTCTGGTGCAGCGGGCAAAGGATTGGCCCGGTCTGGTCGGGCGGGACATGGTGGCCCGGGTGACCACGGGAGCTGCCTATAATTGGCTGAATAATGCTCCGGCAGAAGGAACAGGCTTTGCCCCAGAGACAGCTGATAAGTTCAAGGTTGTTGCCTATGATTTCGGGGTGAAATATAACCAGCTCCGTATCCTCAAGGAAAAGGGTTGTGCTGTCCACGTAGTTCCTGCCACCACCTCTGCTGAAGAGGTCCTGGCCCTGAACCCGGATGGTATTTTTCTTTCCAACGGTCCTGGTGATCCTGCGGGCGTAGAGGGGGTTGTGGAAAACGTACGCAAGCTCCTGGGCAAGAAACCGATCTTTGGTATTTGCTTGGGGCATCAGATCCTCGGCCTGGCCTACGGGGCCTCCACCTATAAGCTGAAATTCGGTCATCGGGGCGGTAACCAGCCGGTCAAAGATCTGCAAACCGGCAAGGTGGAAATCACCTCCCAGAACCACGGCTTCTGCGTTGACCCGGAGAGCCTGCCAGATAAGGTGGAGATGACCCATATCAATCTCAATGATGGCAGTCTGGAGGGTATGCGCCATACCGAGTTTCCGGCCTTTTCTGTGCAATACCATCCTGAGCACGCACCTGGCCCCCATGATGCTCTATACCTCTTTGATCGTTTTCTTGAGCTGATGGCCCGGTGA
- a CDS encoding flavodoxin family protein, with protein MKILGVAASPRQNKSTRFLLEQCLDAIKNAAETSANGIEVELIDLAPLEIRGCIACDACKKGVLCSQKDDFQSIIPKLADPELVGIILATPVYMGCMTSRAKAFIDRTVIFRRNGFMLKNKLGGVIAVGGSRNGGQELTVQAAHAAMMIHDMIIIGDGDHFGGAAWANHPDGYEADTTGIATARNLGIRMGEVAATLRG; from the coding sequence ATGAAAATCCTAGGTGTAGCAGCAAGTCCGAGACAGAATAAATCCACCCGATTCCTTTTGGAGCAATGTCTTGATGCCATCAAGAATGCAGCTGAGACCTCTGCGAATGGCATTGAGGTTGAATTAATCGATCTTGCCCCACTTGAAATTCGAGGCTGTATTGCCTGCGATGCCTGTAAAAAGGGTGTCCTGTGCAGTCAAAAAGATGACTTTCAGTCTATCATTCCTAAACTTGCTGACCCGGAACTGGTCGGCATCATCCTCGCAACTCCTGTGTACATGGGCTGTATGACCAGCCGGGCCAAGGCCTTTATCGATCGAACTGTTATCTTCCGACGGAACGGATTTATGTTGAAGAATAAGCTTGGTGGGGTTATCGCTGTGGGCGGTTCCAGGAACGGAGGGCAGGAGCTGACCGTGCAGGCGGCGCATGCAGCCATGATGATTCATGATATGATCATCATCGGTGACGGCGACCATTTTGGCGGAGCAGCCTGGGCCAATCACCCGGATGGCTATGAAGCTGATACAACGGGCATTGCCACGGCCAGGAATTTGGGGATACGCATGGGAGAGGTCGCCGCAACGTTGCGGGGATAG
- a CDS encoding excalibur calcium-binding domain-containing protein, whose amino-acid sequence MRLQIMNKKIGYFSPLFVIGLLLHASAPQATEFYLSVAGGNGKEHCESLEIREGKAICAQGKMVIGYDLGLIQDVEIIEDGKIQHIGKLTPNSIARINSSNQRAQKYEERIEELEKSKIGYLVHKLRYVTSFADLQQLGNKQYQQYGLNGALHLFLPLLGALFVVAGFFWFLIAAFRVHILWGLGCLLLPFVSLFFLVFHWRAAAKPFALTVFGGILAVSGVYFFEEKRVHPVRTRTQAVVPAKTTVKKQEKSKYTCKGKTRCNEMRSCEEAKFYLKHCPGTKMDGDHDGIPCEDQWCR is encoded by the coding sequence ATGCGTCTTCAAATTATGAATAAAAAAATAGGTTATTTTTCCCCCCTATTCGTCATTGGCTTATTGCTGCACGCTTCAGCGCCCCAGGCCACAGAATTTTACCTATCCGTTGCTGGCGGTAATGGGAAAGAGCATTGCGAGTCCCTGGAGATACGTGAGGGGAAGGCTATATGTGCCCAGGGAAAAATGGTTATTGGCTATGACCTTGGCTTGATACAGGACGTAGAGATTATCGAGGATGGGAAAATCCAGCATATAGGCAAGCTCACGCCAAACTCGATTGCGCGGATTAATTCCTCAAACCAGCGCGCCCAGAAGTATGAAGAGAGAATTGAGGAACTGGAAAAGAGCAAGATCGGGTATCTTGTCCATAAATTAAGGTATGTCACCTCATTTGCGGATCTTCAACAGCTCGGGAACAAACAGTACCAGCAATATGGCCTCAATGGCGCATTGCACCTCTTTCTTCCTCTTCTCGGCGCGCTCTTCGTTGTAGCCGGTTTTTTCTGGTTTCTTATCGCGGCCTTTCGCGTGCATATACTCTGGGGACTTGGTTGCCTTTTGCTCCCCTTTGTCTCCTTATTCTTTCTTGTTTTTCATTGGCGGGCAGCGGCCAAGCCTTTTGCACTTACCGTGTTCGGGGGAATCCTGGCTGTTTCTGGAGTGTATTTCTTTGAGGAAAAAAGGGTGCATCCTGTAAGAACAAGAACACAGGCAGTGGTTCCTGCGAAAACGACGGTGAAAAAACAGGAAAAGAGCAAGTACACTTGCAAAGGGAAGACCCGGTGTAATGAAATGAGATCTTGCGAAGAAGCGAAGTTTTACCTAAAGCATTGTCCCGGCACAAAGATGGACGGTGACCATGATGGTATTCCTTGTGAAGATCAATGGTGTAGGTAG
- a CDS encoding glycosyltransferase N-terminal domain-containing protein, with translation MKRQGHSVLYKIYRITGAVVYPLLVMVSPLLVRIVPNWQLSQRLGRYPDLEGFGEKSRRGQRIWIHAASVGEVQAARALIAVLLGALPEVEIFLTTMTRQGRAVARSLLPSWIHCELAPLDLPQTVGKALQRVQPDLYICLETELWPVMLTRLRKAGVPMLLLNGRISERSFYRYQRIKGTLAPLLNGFTALAAIKKQDKERFQWLGVSADKVQVCGNLKYGLVQPDSAEQVRKAYCQVLGIQPDEVVFLCGSTRSGEEELLLPVYARLREKFSGKLLWIIAPRHLGRLGEVKALLEQAGFGYELFSHFAQEKEKKRQENIILLDSMGELTRLYAVGDYVFCGGSLVNKGGHNIMEPIAQGKPVFFGPYMQDFQDAVDLVLAAKAGVQVASPDELSEYLLDCPVDGHVYEQACLAAEQLAQTQQDAVTRQAEMVLQQLQISPA, from the coding sequence ATGAAAAGACAAGGACACAGCGTGCTGTACAAGATATATCGGATAACTGGAGCGGTTGTTTATCCACTGCTCGTTATGGTATCACCGTTGCTTGTGCGTATTGTGCCGAATTGGCAGTTGAGTCAACGACTGGGGCGTTATCCTGATCTTGAGGGATTTGGAGAAAAATCAAGGCGGGGACAGCGAATCTGGATACATGCAGCCTCTGTTGGAGAGGTTCAGGCTGCACGGGCTCTTATCGCGGTTTTGCTTGGTGCCTTACCTGAAGTTGAAATCTTTCTCACCACCATGACAAGGCAGGGAAGGGCGGTTGCTCGATCTCTGTTGCCTTCCTGGATTCATTGCGAATTGGCCCCCTTGGATTTACCCCAGACAGTGGGTAAAGCCCTTCAACGTGTGCAACCTGATCTCTATATTTGTTTGGAAACAGAACTCTGGCCGGTCATGCTGACACGTCTGCGTAAGGCAGGCGTACCTATGTTGCTTCTTAACGGTCGGATTTCCGAGCGCTCCTTTTATCGGTATCAACGGATCAAGGGAACATTAGCTCCTCTCCTGAATGGGTTCACCGCACTTGCTGCGATTAAAAAACAGGATAAAGAACGCTTTCAATGGCTTGGCGTTTCTGCGGATAAGGTTCAGGTCTGTGGCAACCTGAAGTACGGGCTTGTGCAGCCGGATTCGGCAGAGCAAGTGAGGAAAGCGTATTGCCAAGTCCTTGGCATTCAGCCTGATGAGGTTGTGTTTCTCTGCGGATCAACCCGGTCAGGTGAAGAGGAACTCCTCTTACCCGTGTATGCACGATTGCGGGAAAAGTTTTCCGGGAAGCTGCTGTGGATTATCGCACCCCGCCATTTAGGGCGCCTGGGAGAGGTAAAGGCCTTGCTGGAACAGGCCGGGTTCGGCTATGAGCTTTTTTCGCACTTTGCTCAAGAAAAGGAAAAAAAACGGCAGGAAAATATTATTCTGTTGGATAGCATGGGAGAGCTTACCCGCCTTTATGCGGTGGGGGATTATGTTTTTTGCGGAGGCAGCCTGGTCAATAAGGGTGGGCATAATATTATGGAGCCTATTGCCCAAGGAAAGCCGGTCTTTTTCGGCCCCTATATGCAGGATTTTCAGGATGCGGTGGATTTGGTTCTTGCAGCGAAAGCTGGTGTCCAAGTTGCCTCGCCTGATGAGTTGTCAGAATATTTGCTGGATTGTCCTGTGGACGGACATGTTTATGAGCAGGCTTGTCTCGCGGCGGAGCAGCTGGCGCAGACTCAGCAGGATGCAGTGACTCGGCAGGCGGAGATGGTGTTGCAGCAATTGCAAATTTCCCCTGCTTAA
- a CDS encoding peptidylprolyl isomerase: protein MRKLLAKRYIIPIILSALFVLIQQPVPATTKQEVTPQEHKEEKMQDGLYAKISTPKGDILLSLYYDKAPLTVINFVGLAEGTLTYGGADKPTGIRFYDGLKFHRVIKDFMIQGGCPLGTGTGGPGYTFADEFDPELRFTGPGVLAMANAGPGTNGSQFFITHVPTPHLNGKHTIFGHVVEGQDVVDSIAQNDVIKSVEIIRVGKAAENFKTDQEAFDQIQAKLNKVQENAAAKEQEDTIKMIKKRWPDAHFSNSGLYWVVVKEGTGEKPAPGTKISAHYTGRLLSNDKKFDSSYDRREPIQFEVGVGRVIKGWDQALSNMRKGEKRVLIIPPELAYGSRGAGGVIPPDAWLVFDVELVDF from the coding sequence ATGCGCAAATTGCTTGCAAAACGTTATATTATTCCTATCATCTTGTCGGCATTGTTTGTTTTGATACAACAGCCTGTTCCAGCAACAACCAAACAAGAGGTAACACCTCAAGAACATAAGGAAGAAAAAATGCAAGACGGATTATACGCAAAGATAAGCACTCCCAAGGGAGATATCCTGCTCTCTCTGTATTACGACAAGGCCCCGCTGACTGTTATCAATTTTGTCGGCCTGGCAGAAGGCACCTTAACCTACGGTGGAGCAGACAAACCTACTGGTATTCGCTTTTATGATGGGTTAAAATTCCATAGGGTCATTAAAGATTTTATGATCCAGGGCGGTTGTCCGTTGGGCACTGGAACAGGTGGTCCTGGCTATACCTTTGCCGATGAGTTTGACCCGGAACTACGCTTTACCGGTCCTGGTGTGCTGGCTATGGCTAATGCCGGTCCTGGCACCAATGGCTCACAGTTCTTTATTACCCACGTTCCCACCCCGCACTTGAACGGCAAACACACCATTTTCGGTCACGTTGTGGAAGGCCAGGATGTGGTGGACAGCATAGCCCAGAATGATGTGATTAAAAGCGTGGAGATTATCCGGGTTGGTAAAGCAGCAGAAAACTTCAAAACCGACCAGGAAGCCTTTGATCAAATACAGGCAAAACTGAATAAGGTCCAGGAAAATGCTGCTGCCAAAGAGCAGGAAGATACCATCAAAATGATCAAAAAAAGATGGCCGGATGCTCATTTCAGCAATTCTGGTCTCTACTGGGTAGTTGTTAAAGAGGGCACAGGAGAAAAGCCAGCACCGGGCACCAAAATCAGCGCCCATTACACAGGCCGTCTTCTGTCCAACGACAAAAAATTCGATAGTTCCTATGATCGTCGTGAACCTATCCAGTTTGAAGTGGGTGTAGGTCGGGTCATCAAAGGCTGGGATCAGGCACTCTCCAATATGCGGAAAGGAGAAAAACGTGTCCTGATCATACCGCCAGAATTGGCGTACGGATCCAGGGGAGCAGGTGGCGTCATTCCCCCTGATGCTTGGTTGGTCTTTGACGTAGAACTTGTTGATTTCTAA
- a CDS encoding universal stress protein has translation MQEVQTIITPVDFSDNADMIAQSAAYTAGKFGAELHLVFVVQNFEDYSGFFVPPVNLPNLEEELLKSAQQRMDEFISEKEKDFQEAGVSAVHRKVLTGDVSEEILDYAKEIDCNLIVMGTHGYKGLERIMFGSVADKVVKNACCPVMTINPYRQICEEAKKA, from the coding sequence ATGCAGGAAGTTCAAACCATTATTACCCCTGTTGATTTTTCCGACAACGCTGATATGATCGCTCAGTCAGCCGCATACACAGCAGGAAAATTCGGTGCAGAGTTGCACCTGGTCTTTGTTGTCCAAAACTTTGAGGACTATTCAGGCTTCTTTGTTCCTCCGGTCAATTTGCCCAACCTGGAAGAAGAACTCCTGAAATCAGCCCAGCAACGGATGGATGAGTTTATCTCTGAGAAAGAAAAAGACTTTCAGGAAGCCGGAGTAAGCGCGGTTCACAGGAAAGTGCTGACCGGTGATGTGAGCGAAGAAATCCTCGACTATGCCAAAGAGATTGATTGTAACCTGATTGTGATGGGCACTCACGGCTACAAGGGCCTTGAACGCATCATGTTCGGAAGTGTTGCTGATAAGGTGGTGAAAAATGCCTGCTGCCCAGTTATGACCATTAATCCTTATCGTCAGATCTGCGAAGAGGCAAAGAAGGCGTAA
- the trmFO gene encoding methylenetetrahydrofolate--tRNA-(uracil(54)-C(5))-methyltransferase (FADH(2)-oxidizing) TrmFO, which translates to MSKIQIIGGGLAGCEAAWQAAQRGCSVELYEMKPTRFSPAHESELLAELVCSNSLRSNALDSAVGLLKEEMRQLDSLIMRAAEATAVPAGAALAVDRQEFAAFISQAVAEHPAITIIREEVTRLPDEKFPVILATGPLTSEAMTVALVELTGEQHLAFYDAIAPIVAADSLDMNIIYQKSRWDDEGPGDYLNCPMSEEQYKNFIAVLGSAQTVPLKSFEQAKYFEGCLPIEVMCERGEETLRFGPMKPVGLAHPVTGAKAYAVVQLRAENRDKTMYNLVGFQTKLTYPEQKRVFRTIPGLENAEFVRLGSIHRNTFICAPELLDTSLQMKKRPGLFLAGQLSGVEGYVESTAMGLLAGINAVRLVQGKTMMTPPPATALGALIHHLTETEPKHFQPSNVNFGLFPALEKKMRKRDRGQFRAKQALQLLEEWKQELEPVG; encoded by the coding sequence ATGTCCAAAATACAAATAATCGGCGGTGGTCTGGCTGGCTGTGAAGCAGCTTGGCAGGCTGCACAACGCGGCTGTAGCGTAGAACTCTACGAGATGAAACCGACCCGTTTCAGTCCGGCACATGAGTCAGAATTGCTGGCTGAATTGGTTTGCTCAAATTCCTTACGCTCGAATGCCCTGGATTCGGCTGTGGGGCTGCTGAAGGAAGAGATGCGGCAGCTGGATTCATTGATTATGCGAGCCGCAGAGGCAACAGCTGTACCTGCCGGGGCTGCCTTGGCTGTGGATCGGCAGGAATTTGCCGCTTTTATTTCCCAGGCAGTGGCAGAGCATCCTGCAATCACCATCATTCGGGAGGAAGTGACCAGACTTCCTGATGAAAAATTCCCTGTGATCCTGGCAACAGGACCTTTAACCTCGGAGGCCATGACCGTTGCTCTTGTTGAACTCACCGGTGAGCAGCACCTGGCTTTTTATGATGCTATAGCCCCTATCGTGGCAGCTGATTCGCTGGATATGAATATTATTTACCAGAAATCTCGATGGGATGATGAAGGACCTGGGGATTATCTGAATTGCCCTATGAGCGAGGAGCAGTATAAAAACTTTATTGCTGTGCTGGGATCAGCCCAGACTGTACCCTTGAAGTCCTTTGAGCAGGCTAAGTATTTTGAGGGCTGCTTACCCATTGAGGTTATGTGCGAACGGGGAGAGGAAACCTTGCGTTTTGGCCCCATGAAGCCGGTGGGACTGGCTCATCCTGTCACTGGGGCCAAGGCCTATGCTGTTGTTCAGCTGCGGGCGGAAAACCGGGACAAGACAATGTATAATCTGGTCGGCTTTCAGACCAAACTCACCTATCCTGAGCAGAAGCGGGTTTTTCGGACTATTCCCGGCCTGGAAAACGCCGAGTTTGTCCGCTTGGGCTCCATCCATCGCAACACCTTTATCTGTGCGCCAGAGTTGCTGGATACTTCCTTGCAGATGAAAAAACGGCCTGGTCTTTTCCTGGCTGGTCAGCTTTCCGGGGTTGAGGGCTATGTGGAATCCACAGCAATGGGATTGTTGGCCGGTATTAATGCAGTGCGTCTTGTTCAGGGAAAAACAATGATGACGCCGCCTCCGGCCACTGCGCTTGGCGCCTTAATCCATCACCTCACGGAGACAGAACCCAAGCATTTTCAGCCCTCCAATGTGAACTTTGGGCTTTTTCCTGCTTTGGAGAAAAAAATGCGGAAACGGGATAGGGGGCAGTTCAGGGCAAAACAGGCCTTGCAGCTTCTGGAGGAGTGGAAGCAGGAGTTGGAGCCGGTCGGTTAA